CCTGCACTGTGGAATGAAAAACGCGATACCAAACGTGGCAAACTGCTGCAATATGCCGAGCGCGTATGGAACATCACCGACGGGTCTGAAGATGAGCGTATCGATGCCGCGATCGCGGCCACCCGTAATTTCTTCGAACAACTGGGCGTTCCGACTCGCCTGTCAGGCTATGGCCTTGATGGCAGTTCAATCCCGGCCCTGCTGGCGAAACTGGAAGAGCACGGCATGACGCAACTGGGTGAACATAAAGATATTACCCTAGATGTCAGCCGTCGTATTTACGAGGCAGCCCGCTAAGCTTTTTTCACCTCTGGCTTTCGTTTTTGGGCATTTCGTCCAGACTTAAGTCACCCTACATCACCGGAGTCCCCCTCCGGTGATGAGCACATGAAGGAGGAAAAATGGCAAACCAAACCGTAATTAAGCTTCAGGATGGCAACGTAATGCCCCAACTGGGGTTAGGCGTATGGAAAGCCGGTAACGACGAGGTCGTCTCCGCCATTCATAAAGCACTGGAAGTCGGCTATCGGTCTATAGATACCGCCGCCGCATACAAAAATGAAGACGGCGTCGGCAAAGCGTTAGCCAGCGCAGGTCTCCCCCGCGACGAGTTGTTCATCACCACCAAGCTGTGGAATGACGATCAGAAGCGCCCCCGCGAAGCGTTAATGGAGAGCCTGGAAAAACTCCAGCTCGATTATCTCGATCTGTATCTGATGCACTGGCCGGTTCCGGCAATCGATCACTATGTTGCTGCCTGGCAAGGCATGATTGAGCTGCAAAAAGAGGGACTGATTAAGAGCATCGGCGTGTGTAACTTCCAGGTCAACCATCTCCAGAGACTGATTGACGAAACGGGCGTCACACCGGTGATTAACCAGATCGAGCTGCATCCGCTGATGCAGCAGCGTCAGCTCCACGCATGGAATGCGACGCATAAAATCCAGACCGAGTCCTGGAGCCCGCTGGCGCAGGGCGGTGAAGGCGTTTTCGATCAAAAAATAATTCGCTCCCTGGCGGATAAATACGGTAAAACCCCGGCGCAGATTGTCATCCGCTGGCATCTGGATAACGGTCTGGTGGTGATTCCGAAATCCGTCACGCCGTCGCGTATCGCCGAGAACTTCGACGTCTGGGATTTTCGTCTCGACAAAGATGAGCTGGGCGAGATCGCAAAACTCGATCAGGGCAAACGCCTGGGGCCTGACCCGGATCAGTTCGGCGGCTAATTCCCTTCTTTCAAGCCCGGCTTAACGTCGGGCTTTTACTGTCTTCACTCCTGGCATGACACCTCCCCAGGTTTGTCCGGCAACGCACACGTCATGTTGAATTCCCTACCCTCAAGCGCGTGCGGCCCACCAAAAGCACCGCCCAGATCGGTTTCATAGTCCTTGCCATTCACACTCACGTGTAGCACAGAGTGAAAATACCAGTCCCCTGGCCCTATTGGCAAAAAGAAGGTCCATTTATAGGCAGCCGGAAAAGCAAAACGACCATCGCCATCAGAGTGTGTCTGAGCGGACTTCTCACTGCTGCTCACCAGGATCAGTTGCGCACCTTGTACTGGTTCACCGGAACTATCGACAAGCCGTCCTGCCACCTCAGGCTGTATCTGCTGATGCACCACGCAACCGCTTTGCAGTAGTGCGATCGCTATCGCCCCAACCATCATCCCTGCTTTCATCTCTGCTCCCGATATTCTTTTGCTTGCTATGGACGAAAAAATGGCTGCAACAGCAGCCAAATTTATCACGCGATATAAACGACCCGGTACGTTTGACATTACCGGGCTACCGATTTATCGTCCGGCGACTTTTGCCCGCTTTTTATTGGCGGCAGGCGTCTGACGCTGATGCGCCACCGGTGTGTGCTTGGTCAACGCCGGACGGGTGTTGCGGTTCTGACGACGCGCCTCGCGCATCTCTTCCAGCGTTGGCGCAGGCACCAGACACTCGCGGCGCCCGCCAATCAGGTGCTTTTTACCCATCTCTTCCAGCGCCTGACGGATCATCGGCCAGTTTGCCGGATCGTGGTAACGCAGTAGCGCTTTATGCAGACGACGCTGCTTATCGCCTTTCGGCACCACCACATCTTCACTCTTATAGCCAATTTTACCCAACGGGTTTTTGCCGGTGTAATACATGGTGGTCGAGTTTGCCAGCGGCGACGGATAGAAGTTCTGCACCTGATCGAGACGGAAGCGATGTTTCTTCAGCCACAGCGCCAGATTCACCATATCCTCGTCACGTGTCCCTGGGTGTGCGGAGATGAAATACGGGATCAGATACTGCTCTTTGCCAGCCTGCTTCGAGTAGAGATCGAACAGTTCCTTGAAACGGTCATAGCTGCCCATGCCCGGTTTCATCATCTTCGACAGCGGCCCTTCTTCGGTATGCTCCGGCGCTATCTTCAGATAACCGCCGACGTGGTGGCTCGCCAGTTCTTTAATATAGCGCGGGTCTTCAACCGCGATATCGTAACGCACGCCGGAGGCGATGAGGATCTTTTTGATGCCTTTCAGGTCGCGGGCACGACGATAAAGGTTGATCGTCGGCTCGTGGTTGGTATCCATATGCGGACAGATGTCCGGATAGACGCACGACAGACGACGGCAGGTCTGTTCCGCACGCGGTGACTTGCAGCGCAGCATGTACATGTTGGCCGTCGGGCCACCGAGATCGGAGATCACGCCGGTGAAGCCCGGGACGGTATCGCGGATCGCTTCGATCTCATTAATGATCGAATCTTCAGAGCGGCTCTGGATAATGCGCCCTTCATGCTCGGTGATCGAACAGAACGAGCAGCCGCCAAAGCAGCCGCGCATAATGTTGATTGAGAAACGAATCATCTCATAGGCCGGAATGCGGCTGTTGCCATACGCCGGGTGCGGCACGCGCTTATACGGCAGGGCGAAGACGCTGTCCATCTCTTCGGTTGACAGCGGGATCGCCGGCGGGTTGATCCAGATGTAGCGATCGCCATGCTTTTGCATCAACGCACGCGCACAACCAGGGTTAGTTTCATGGTGCAGGATCCGCGAGGCGTGCGCATACAGCACTTTGTCGCCCTTCACTTTTTCAAAGGACGGCAGCAGAACGTAGGTCTTTTCCCACGGCTTCGGACGCGCTGGCTGCACGGTGATGGCTTTGGCCTCCTGCTTTTTCGGCGCGACGGGTTTGTTGTCGGCACACGGCAAATCTTCGCCATACGGATGCGGGATCGGGTCAATTTTCCCCGGCGTATCCAGACGCGTAGAATCGACGCCGCTCCAGCCAGGCAGCGCTTCTTTCACCATAATCGCGGTGTTACGCACATCGCGGATCTGGCTGATGGTTTCCCCCATCGCCAGACGGTGTGCCACTTCTACCAGCGGACGTTCGCCGTTACCAAACATCAGCATGTCGGCCTTGGAATCCACCAGCACGGAACGGCGCACGGTATCGGACCAGTAATCATAATGCGCGGTACGGCGCAGGCTCGCTTCAATGCCGCCAAGGATCACCGGCACGTCTTTCCACGCCTCTTTGCAGCGCTGGGTATAGACCAGCGTGGCGCGATCCGGGCGCTTGCCCGCCACGTTATCCGGGGTATAGGCATCATCATGGCGCAGGCGACGATCGGCGGTATAGCGGTTGATCATCGAGTCCATGTTGCCAGCGGTTACGCCAAAGAACAGGTTCGGTTTGCCCAGACGCATGAAATCGTCTTTGCTGTTCCAGTCCGGCTGCGCAATGATGCCGACACGGAAGCCCTGCGCTTCCAGCATTCGGCCGCAAATCGCCATACCGAAACTCGGGTGATCGACATAGGCGTCACCGGTAACCAAAATAATGTCGCAGCTATCCCAGCCAAGTTGATCCATTTCGTCGCGTGACATCGGCAAAAAAGGAGCGGGACCAAAACAGGCCGCCCAGTACTGAGGCCAGGAGAAGAGATCTCTGTCTGGCTGGATCAGGGATATTGCGCTCATAGTGCTTCCAAAAATGGTAAAAAAATAATCAAAGGCCGGCGATTATATGCCGGAACGAAAGAGAAATCGAAGGATAATCTCTCTCGCACATCAGCGAGAGAGAGGAGGATTACGCCGCCGGATTGACCAGAATCTGCCCGATAGAACCACGGTCCGCCATTTCCAGCGTCTGGCTGTTAAAGTAGAACGGGAAATGCGCCCAGGAAGGCTGTCCGTACCAGACCAGCAGTTCCACCTGCCCATCCACCCAGACGGTATCTTTCCAGCCACGATCTTCCGGGAACGGCATCGCGCCATTAACGTTACGCACGAGGAACGATACCCCTTCGATGTGGAACGACTGCGGCATATCGGCACGCACCGTCCAGCGCTCCCAGGAGCCCTGCTGCGCGGTGATATCAATGCGGTTGACGTCCCATAGCTGGCCGTTGATGCCCGGATCGTCGCCCAAACTGATATCGCGACTGCGAATCGGCGTACCGCTCATGATCTCAGTCGGCAGCAGACGCATCGGCAGGCTGTCGGTCACCAATGGCAGCAGGCCGGTTGGGCGCAGCGTTAACACCAGCGTGGAAACCAGAATGCTCGACGGTTCAAAGAAACCACGGATCCTGTCGACAATGCTCGCCGCCTCGCCACAGGTAATCGACACTTCATCGCCATTGGTCATATCGACCAGAATTTCTCGGCGCTCGCCGGGTGCCAGCGACAGTTGCTTGACTGACACCGGCGCGGGCAAAAAGCCCTGATCGCCGGAGATGACATGCAGCGCGCGTCCGTCACTCATCTGCAACTGATAACGACGGGAGTTAGAGGCGTTCAGCAGGCGCAAACGCACCCAGCCACGGGAGACTTCCACGTAAGGACTTTGCACCCCGTTGACCAACAGCGTATCGCCGACAAAGCCGCCGCTGCCAGGCTCGCTGTATTCCGGCGTGCCAAAGTTATCCAGTCGCTTATCCTGAATAATGACGGGGAAGTCATCGACGCCATAATGGTTTGGGATCGGCAGCGATTTACTCACCTCATCTTCAACCAACCACATCCCCGCCAGACCGTTGTATACCTGCTGGGCGGTACGGTTCGGCGTATTGGCGTGATACCACAGCGTGGCGGCATTCTGACGAATAGGCAGCACGGGCGCCCAGTCCGCGTTTGGCGACATCATGCGCGCCGGACCGCCCATCAGCGGACCTGGCACCTGTAGACCGGCGATAGTCATAGAGACATTTTCCGCCAGACGGTTACTGTAGATCAGTTTAACGTCATCCCCTTTCCAGACGCGGATCGTCGGACCGAGGTAACGCCCGTTAATCCCCCAGACTGGCGCCCGCGTGCCCTGGGTAAAGGACCAGTGCGAACGCTGTAGCGTCATAAACAGCGGCTGGCCCCGGCGTGACTCCAGTAGCGGCGGAACGGGCAGCGGCTGTTGCTGACCGGCAGCATTGGCCCTCAGCGGAACAGCACCGGCACACAGCGCGATCCCCGATGCCTGAATGAACTGACGCCGACTGAATGACATATAAGCTCCATGTAAAACTGGCTAAATTACGGGCAGGAACTCGTTTCCTGCAAAAACTCGTCATACTCCACGCTGCATGTACATTGGCTTGCAGCGTGAATGAGTAAGCATTTGTCGCTGAATCAAACTTTCCCGGCAGCTTCTCGCTCGGCGACTTCTTGATCAAGTTCAGCAATCTTTTGTTCCATCAGCGAGCGGCAGTGCGCGGCCAGTTCACGAACCTGATCTTTACCATACTGACTGGTATCCACCGGCGGCAGCATCTCCACAATCACCAGACCATTTTTCAGGCGATTCAGGTTAATTTTATTCGAGGTATTGGAAACGCACACCGGAATAATTGGGACGCCAGCAGCAATCGCGGCATGAAAAGCCCCGGTTTTAAACGGCAGCAGGCCACGCCCCCGGCTACGAGTGCCTTCCGGGAACATCCAGATGGAGATGCGACGCTTTTTAAAATGGTTCACTACTTCGGCAATCGTACCGTGCGCTTTTGCACGGTTATTACGGTCAATCAGCAGATTTCCCGTCAGCCAGTACAGTTGACCAAAAAACGGGATCCACAGCAGGCTTTTCTTCCCAACGGTCACGGTTGGCGGCTGCACGATATTCGCGGCGGTCACCATATCGTAATTATTCTGATGGTTAGCGATGTAGATAGCGTTGCCGTAGCTTTCCGCATCCGCGGGTTTACGGCACTCAACTTTCAGGCCGAACACCGGCGACAGACGACCAAACATGTGCCCGAAGGTCGCGACGTGTTTTGGGTTACGCGGGCTGAGTAAGCAGTAAAGAGAACCGAAAACACAAACCAGAATGGAATAGATAACGGTAATAATAAGTCGAAAAATAAATAGCATAACAACCTCTGAAGGCCTAAGAGCCCGGGATTCTACGTCACCTGCTATCCAGGTTAGGGTATTGTTAATATGGCTCTCTGGAAAACTGTATTGTTAATCGCTACTCACGAATAAACAACGGTTTTACGGGAAATTTTACTGTAATTCGGCAGGAGCGAATGGCTCGCCCCTTGCGGCGGATACCGCCGTAAGCCCTGATCCGGTCCACAAGAGGCATCTGCGTAAGCCGGATGAGGCAAAGCCCCATCCGGCATTTCACGCAAATTACTCTTCGCTGTCACCGCTGCCAGCACGACGCGGCGAATCAATGTCGATGCGATCGATGCGCTGCAAACCGCGCATCAACGTCCCGCGACGACCTCGTTCGCCGGTCACTTTCTGCAACTCTTCAGGACGCAGCTTAATTTTGCGTTTCCCGACGTGAATAGTCAGCGTGCTCTGCGGCGGCAGAACATAGAGCAGCGCCAGCGCGTCGTCACCACGCGCCGCTTCTGCGGACGGAATGTTGATGATCTTATTCCCTTTCCCTTTCGATAGCTGCGGCAGATCGCTGACCGGGAACATCAGCATACGTCCGGCCTGCGTAATCGCCAGCAGCATATCCGTTTCATCTTCAATCACCACCGGCGGCATAACGCGAGCATTTTCCGGAAGCGTAATGAGCGTCTTACCGGCACGGTTACGCGCCACCAGATCGTTGAACGTACAGACAAAACCGTAACCCGCATTCGATGCCATCAGCAGTTTCTGCTCATCGCCTTCCATCAGCATATGCTCAACGGTAGCGCCTGGCGGTAGCGTCAGTTTACCGGTCAACGGCTCGCCCTGACCGCGCGCCGACGGCAGCGTGATCGGGTCAATGGCGTAACTGCGCCCGGTGGTATCGATAAACACCACCGGCTGGTTACTCTTACCTTTCACCGCCGACTTAAAGCTATCGCCCGCTTTGTAGTTCAGTCCCTGCGCGTCGATGTCGTGACCTTTGGCGCTACGCACCCAGCCCATCTGAGACAGTACGATCGTCACCGGCTCAGACGGCAGCATGTCGTGTTCGCTCATCGCTTTCGCTTCTTCGCGCTCGCGCAGCGGTGAACGACGATCGTCACCATAGGCGTCGGCATCCGCCTGCAACTCTTTCTTCAGCAGGGTATTCATTTTGCGTTCAGAGGCGAGAATCGCCTGCAGCTGATCGCGCTCTTTCGCCAGCTCATCCTGCTCACCGCGAATCTTCATCTCTTCCAGTTTGGCGAGATGACGCAATTTCAGTTCGAGGATTGCTTCGGCCTGCGTTTCGGTAATACCAAAACGCGACATCAGCGCTGGCTTGGGCTCATCTTCAGTACGGATGATCTCAATGACTTCGTCGATATTGAGAAACGCCACCAGCAAACCTTCCAGGATATGCAGGCGTTTGAGGACTTTCTCCAGACGATAGTTCAGGCGGCGACGCACGGTATCACGACGGAACGCCAGCCATTCGGTGAGGATCTCCAGCAGGTTTTTCACCGCCGGACGCCCGTCAAGACCGATCATATTGAGGTTAATGCGATAGCTCTTTTCCAGATCGGTGGTCGCAAACAGGTGGTTCATTACCTGCTCCATGTCCACACGATTGGAACGCGGCACCACCACCAGACGAGTCGGGTTTTCGTGATCTGACTCATCGCGCAGATCGTCGACCATTGGCAGCTTTTTATTGCGCATCTGGGCCGCGATTTGCTCCAGTACGCGCGCGCCGGAGACCTGATGCGGCAGTGCAGTAATTACCACCGCGCCGTCTTCTTTCTTCCACACCGCACGCATGCGCACGGAGCCGCGTCCATTTTCATAAATCTTACGAATTTCGGCGCGCGGGGTAATGATTTCCGCTTCGGTCGGGTAGTCCGGGCCGTGAACAATATCCAGCAGCTCGTCCAGCGTCGTTTTCGGCTGTTCAATCAGGGTAATCGCGGCTTTTGCCACTTCGCGCAGGTTGTGCGGCGGGATATCCGTCGCCATGCCGACCGCGATACCGGTTGTGCCGTTAAGCAGGATATTCGGCAGACGCGCGGGCAGCATTTTCGGCTCCTGCATCGTCCCGTCGAAGTTGGGCACCCAGTCTGCGGTTCCCTGTCCCAGTTCGCTCAGCAACAGTTCAGCGTATTTTGACAGGCGGGATTCGGTATAACGCATCGCCGCGAAGGATTTCGGATCGTCTGGCGCCCCCCAGTTCCCCTGGCCATCAACCAGCGGATAACGGTAAGAGAACGGCTGCGCCATCAGCACCATGGCCTCATAGCAGGCGCTGTCCCCGTGCGGGTGGTATTTACCCAACACGTCGCCGACGGTACGGGCGGATTTTTTAAATTTGGCGCTGGCGTTCAGCCCCAGCTCTGACATCGCATAGACGATGCGGCGCTGAACGGGTTTCAGACCATCACCAATAAACGGCAACGCCCTGTCCATGATGACGTACATGGAGTAATTCAGATAGGCGTTTTCCGTGAATTCATGCAGCGCAAGGCGCTCTGCCATATCGCTCATTAATCGTGATTCCTCAACTGTAAGCCCGCCAGATACCCGGTATCTTTTCAGGCAATATTGCCGCAGATACTACCTTATCTGACGCGTTGAGTCACAAAGAAAAGGGCCGCGAACGCGGCCCTGACAGGGATTATTTGCTGACTTTACTGATTTGCTTCACGTCAATTTCAACGGAATTCCAGTCTTTGTCCACTTCCCCCTGAATTTCAACGGTATCCTGCGGGGTGACCGTCACGCCGTTCCAGCGTTTGTGGTCGATATCGACATTGATGGTCCCTGTCGCATCTTTAAACAGATAAAGGTCATCGGAAATGCGTTCAACGATGTTGCCGCGCAGCGTCACCCAGGTGTCATCACGCAGGGATTTCGCACTTTCTACCGTCGTGCTACTGCCGTTAGGCCCCTGGAAGCCGCCGCTCTGCGTTTGCGTCGCGGACGGGCCAGAAAAACCACCCTGCTGCGCCGCCAGAACCGGTGCGGAGCAGAGCGCCATAACGGCAACAATTGCAGCCAATTTTTTCATGATCATTTCTCCCTTTGATGTCATTTCGCATCCATTAAATACCGTAATTCTTAACGAGTTCTTAAGGCAAAAAAAAGTCTCATTTTTGCTGTACATCACGTGTGACATCGGGGTTTACTTGCCTCTGTCACAGCGGGCGCAGGGATGAAACGATGCGAATTTTACTGATTGAAGATGATGCGATGATTGGCGATGGCATTAAAACCGGGTTAAGCAAAATGGGCTTTAGCGTCGACTGGTTTACCGAAGGTCGTCAGGGAAAAGAAGCGCTCTACAGCGCGCCTTATGATGCGGTGATCCTCGACCTTACGCTGCCAGGAATGGACGGACGCGATATTCTGCGCGACTGGCGTGAACAGGGAAAGCGCGAACCGGTGCTGATCCTCACCGCGCGTGATGCCCTGGCCGAGCGCGTGGAAGGACTTCGCCTCGGGGCGGATGATTATCTGTGTAAGCCATTCGCGCTGATTGAAGTCGCCGCCAGGCTGGAAGCGCTGATGCGTCGCGCCAGCGGTCAGGCCAGCAGCGAACTGCGCCACGGGCAGGTCACCTTAAATCCCGGCGATCGGGTCGCGACGCTGGCGGGAGAACCGTTGATACTCAAGCCAAAGGAGTTCGCCCTGCTGGAATTATTGATGCGCAATGCCGGGCGCGTATTGCCACGCAAACTCATCGAAGAGAAGTTGTATACCTGGGACGAAGAGGTCACCAGCAATGCCGTTGAAGTACATGTTCACCATTTGCGGCGCAAACTGGGCAGCAATTTTATTCGCACCGTTCACGGCATTGGCTATACGCTTGGCGAGGCATCATCGTGACCCGGCAACTCAGCCTGCGCGTCAGGCTTACCCTCATCTTTCTAATTCTGGCAGCCATTACCTGGGCGGCATCGAGCTTTGTCGCCTGGAAGAAGACTACCGATAATGTCGATGAGCTGTTTGATACGCAGTTGATGCTCTTCGCCAAACGCCTGATCACGCTTGATATCAATGAATTGCATGCGACTGAGCGGATGGCGCATACGCCCAAAAAATTTAAGCACGGTCATGTCGATGATGACGCGCTGACCTTTGCCGTCTATACCACGGACGGCAAGATGATCCTGCACGATGGCGACAATGGTCAGAACATCCCCTATAGCTATCGTCGGGAAGGGTTTGATGACGGCCAGCTCAACGGTGATGACGACAAATGGCGTTTTATCTGGCTGACCTCCCCCGATGGTAAGTACCGCATCGTGGTCGGCCAGGAGTGGGAATATCGTGAAGATATGGCGCTGGAGATTGTGACGGCGCAACTGGTCCCCTGGCTTATCGCGCTGCCGCTGATGCTGCTGTTAATGATTATGCTACTGCATCGGGAACTCATGCCGCTGAAAAAACTGGCGCAGGCGTTGCGCCTGCGCGATCCGGAATCCAGCGAGCCGCTCAGTTCACACGGCGTCCCGAGTGAGGTGCGTCCGCTGGTCGAATCGCTCAACCAGCTTTTTACCCGCACCCATAATATGATGGTGCGCGAACGACGCTTTACCTCAGACGCCGCTCATGAACTGCGCAGTCCGCTAACGGCGCTAAAAGTCCAGACGGAGGTGGCGCAGCTTTCTGATGATGATCCGCTGGCGCGGGAGAAAGCCCTGACGCAACTCCACACGGGCATCGATCGCGCCACGCGTCTGGTCGACCAACTCCTGACGCTTTCCCGTCTCGACTCGCTGGATAACCTGCAGGACGTCGCCATGCTCTCTCTTGAAGAGCTCCTTCAGTCTGCGGTGATGGACATCTGGCAGCCCGCGCAGCAGGCGCAAATTGATGTGCGTTTGCAGATCAATGCCCACAATGTGATGCGTACCGGTCAACCGCTGCTGCTCAGTCTGCTGGTGCGCAATCTACTGGATAACGCCATCCGCTACAGTCCGAAAGGCAGCGTGGTTGATGTCACGCTTGACGCCAGGCAGTTTACCGTCAGAGATAACGGCCCCGGCGTCACAGCGGAAGTCCTCCCCCACATTGGTGAGCGTTTTTATCGCCCGCCGGGCCAACACGTTACCGGTAGCGGACTGGGCCTGTCGATTGTCCGCCGCATTGCCGCTCTGCACGCAATGACGGTGTCATTTGGCAATGCGCCAGATGGTGGTTTTATCGCAACGGTGCAGTGGTAACTGTCGATTATTGCGCCATACACAAAAGACTTTGCACATTTTGCTAATTTCACCGTATGGCCTGTTGACGTAAAATTAGCCTCAAACGCATTCCTGAGAGGATAAAAAATGAGCAACGTCCTGATTATCAACGGCGCAAAAAAATTTGCACACTCCAACGGTCAACTGAATGACACGCTGACGGAAGTCGCTGACGGCACCCTGCGTGACCTCGGCCATAGCGTCAAAATCGTCCGGGCTGACGGTGATTACGACGTGAAAGAAGAAGTGCAGAACTTCGTCTGGGCTGACGTGGTTATCTGGCAGATGCCTGGTTGGTGGATGGGTGCACCGTGGACCGTGAAAAAATACATTGATGACGTGTTCACCGAAGGTCACGGCACACTGTATGCCAGCGATGGTCGTACCCGCTCAGATGCCTCGAAAAAATACGGTTCCGGCGGCCTGATTCAGGGGAAAAAATACATGCTCTCCCTGACCTGGAACGCGCCGATGGAAGCCTTCACCGATAAAGATCAGTTCTTCCACGGTGTGGGTGTCGATGGCGTTTATCTGCCATTCCATAAGGCGAATCAATTCCTTGGAATGGAAGCGCTGCCGACCTTTATTACCAATGACGTCATTAAAATGCCGGATGTACCACGTTATGTTGCAGAATATCGCGAGCATCTGCAGGCGATTTTTGGTTAACTAGTAATCTGGAATTAGAAGGAGTTAACCATGCTTACAG
The DNA window shown above is from Citrobacter farmeri and carries:
- a CDS encoding YgiW/YdeI family stress tolerance OB fold protein; translation: MKKLAAIVAVMALCSAPVLAAQQGGFSGPSATQTQSGGFQGPNGSSTTVESAKSLRDDTWVTLRGNIVERISDDLYLFKDATGTINVDIDHKRWNGVTVTPQDTVEIQGEVDKDWNSVEIDVKQISKVSK
- the qseB gene encoding quorum sensing response regulator transcription factor QseB, with protein sequence MRILLIEDDAMIGDGIKTGLSKMGFSVDWFTEGRQGKEALYSAPYDAVILDLTLPGMDGRDILRDWREQGKREPVLILTARDALAERVEGLRLGADDYLCKPFALIEVAARLEALMRRASGQASSELRHGQVTLNPGDRVATLAGEPLILKPKEFALLELLMRNAGRVLPRKLIEEKLYTWDEEVTSNAVEVHVHHLRRKLGSNFIRTVHGIGYTLGEASS
- a CDS encoding carboxypeptidase-like regulatory domain-containing protein, whose amino-acid sequence is MSNVPGRLYRVINLAAVAAIFSSIASKRISGAEMKAGMMVGAIAIALLQSGCVVHQQIQPEVAGRLVDSSGEPVQGAQLILVSSSEKSAQTHSDGDGRFAFPAAYKWTFFLPIGPGDWYFHSVLHVSVNGKDYETDLGGAFGGPHALEGREFNMTCALPDKPGEVSCQE
- the ftsP gene encoding cell division protein FtsP, encoding MSFSRRQFIQASGIALCAGAVPLRANAAGQQQPLPVPPLLESRRGQPLFMTLQRSHWSFTQGTRAPVWGINGRYLGPTIRVWKGDDVKLIYSNRLAENVSMTIAGLQVPGPLMGGPARMMSPNADWAPVLPIRQNAATLWYHANTPNRTAQQVYNGLAGMWLVEDEVSKSLPIPNHYGVDDFPVIIQDKRLDNFGTPEYSEPGSGGFVGDTLLVNGVQSPYVEVSRGWVRLRLLNASNSRRYQLQMSDGRALHVISGDQGFLPAPVSVKQLSLAPGERREILVDMTNGDEVSITCGEAASIVDRIRGFFEPSSILVSTLVLTLRPTGLLPLVTDSLPMRLLPTEIMSGTPIRSRDISLGDDPGINGQLWDVNRIDITAQQGSWERWTVRADMPQSFHIEGVSFLVRNVNGAMPFPEDRGWKDTVWVDGQVELLVWYGQPSWAHFPFYFNSQTLEMADRGSIGQILVNPAA
- the plsC gene encoding 1-acylglycerol-3-phosphate O-acyltransferase, which codes for MLFIFRLIITVIYSILVCVFGSLYCLLSPRNPKHVATFGHMFGRLSPVFGLKVECRKPADAESYGNAIYIANHQNNYDMVTAANIVQPPTVTVGKKSLLWIPFFGQLYWLTGNLLIDRNNRAKAHGTIAEVVNHFKKRRISIWMFPEGTRSRGRGLLPFKTGAFHAAIAAGVPIIPVCVSNTSNKINLNRLKNGLVIVEMLPPVDTSQYGKDQVRELAAHCRSLMEQKIAELDQEVAEREAAGKV
- the dkgA gene encoding 2,5-didehydrogluconate reductase DkgA, whose amino-acid sequence is MANQTVIKLQDGNVMPQLGLGVWKAGNDEVVSAIHKALEVGYRSIDTAAAYKNEDGVGKALASAGLPRDELFITTKLWNDDQKRPREALMESLEKLQLDYLDLYLMHWPVPAIDHYVAAWQGMIELQKEGLIKSIGVCNFQVNHLQRLIDETGVTPVINQIELHPLMQQRQLHAWNATHKIQTESWSPLAQGGEGVFDQKIIRSLADKYGKTPAQIVIRWHLDNGLVVIPKSVTPSRIAENFDVWDFRLDKDELGEIAKLDQGKRLGPDPDQFGG
- a CDS encoding YgiQ family radical SAM protein, yielding MSAISLIQPDRDLFSWPQYWAACFGPAPFLPMSRDEMDQLGWDSCDIILVTGDAYVDHPSFGMAICGRMLEAQGFRVGIIAQPDWNSKDDFMRLGKPNLFFGVTAGNMDSMINRYTADRRLRHDDAYTPDNVAGKRPDRATLVYTQRCKEAWKDVPVILGGIEASLRRTAHYDYWSDTVRRSVLVDSKADMLMFGNGERPLVEVAHRLAMGETISQIRDVRNTAIMVKEALPGWSGVDSTRLDTPGKIDPIPHPYGEDLPCADNKPVAPKKQEAKAITVQPARPKPWEKTYVLLPSFEKVKGDKVLYAHASRILHHETNPGCARALMQKHGDRYIWINPPAIPLSTEEMDSVFALPYKRVPHPAYGNSRIPAYEMIRFSINIMRGCFGGCSFCSITEHEGRIIQSRSEDSIINEIEAIRDTVPGFTGVISDLGGPTANMYMLRCKSPRAEQTCRRLSCVYPDICPHMDTNHEPTINLYRRARDLKGIKKILIASGVRYDIAVEDPRYIKELASHHVGGYLKIAPEHTEEGPLSKMMKPGMGSYDRFKELFDLYSKQAGKEQYLIPYFISAHPGTRDEDMVNLALWLKKHRFRLDQVQNFYPSPLANSTTMYYTGKNPLGKIGYKSEDVVVPKGDKQRRLHKALLRYHDPANWPMIRQALEEMGKKHLIGGRRECLVPAPTLEEMREARRQNRNTRPALTKHTPVAHQRQTPAANKKRAKVAGR
- the parC gene encoding DNA topoisomerase IV subunit A; its protein translation is MSDMAERLALHEFTENAYLNYSMYVIMDRALPFIGDGLKPVQRRIVYAMSELGLNASAKFKKSARTVGDVLGKYHPHGDSACYEAMVLMAQPFSYRYPLVDGQGNWGAPDDPKSFAAMRYTESRLSKYAELLLSELGQGTADWVPNFDGTMQEPKMLPARLPNILLNGTTGIAVGMATDIPPHNLREVAKAAITLIEQPKTTLDELLDIVHGPDYPTEAEIITPRAEIRKIYENGRGSVRMRAVWKKEDGAVVITALPHQVSGARVLEQIAAQMRNKKLPMVDDLRDESDHENPTRLVVVPRSNRVDMEQVMNHLFATTDLEKSYRINLNMIGLDGRPAVKNLLEILTEWLAFRRDTVRRRLNYRLEKVLKRLHILEGLLVAFLNIDEVIEIIRTEDEPKPALMSRFGITETQAEAILELKLRHLAKLEEMKIRGEQDELAKERDQLQAILASERKMNTLLKKELQADADAYGDDRRSPLREREEAKAMSEHDMLPSEPVTIVLSQMGWVRSAKGHDIDAQGLNYKAGDSFKSAVKGKSNQPVVFIDTTGRSYAIDPITLPSARGQGEPLTGKLTLPPGATVEHMLMEGDEQKLLMASNAGYGFVCTFNDLVARNRAGKTLITLPENARVMPPVVIEDETDMLLAITQAGRMLMFPVSDLPQLSKGKGNKIINIPSAEAARGDDALALLYVLPPQSTLTIHVGKRKIKLRPEELQKVTGERGRRGTLMRGLQRIDRIDIDSPRRAGSGDSEE